Sequence from the Deltaproteobacteria bacterium genome:
GTTTGTCGATGGCGAGCTGTTTGTAGCAGAAATAGATTCTCAACAAGATCAAGATGCAGTGATCGATTGGCGTCACACGCCTGATCCAAAACTTCCTCATAGGCAAGCCGACCTACCAAAGCAACTGCAAACATCAATCCAAACTTTAATGACAGCACTTGAATTACGTTTTGGAGCAATTGATTTTATACGAACGCCAGACGACGATTATGTTTTTCTCGAAGTTAATCCCAACGGTCAATGGTTATGGCTTGACGAACAACTCGGCTTTGGCATTACTAGGCGCGTAGCAGCTTGGTTGGCAGGGGTAGATTAAGGTCTACAGCTGAAAGTCAGAATAGTCCGGTTGTTCCAAATAATGCTAACGATGTAATTTTTAAGCAATACCAATTGAGCATAAGAGAACGATTTCGGTTAGCTATACCAGAGAGGCTTGCTGATTCAGTATGGCCATCAGCTAGACCACACACATCAAAAGAGCGTCAAAGGCAAATAGAAAAAAAACACGAGCGAACTGAGGCTGTAGCTAAACGCTTAATGAATTGGGAGAACTTTAATGATGGTGAACGTGATGTCATTCGTCATGAAATAGAAAGTATTCTTGAGGTTGAAGAGAAACGTCGAGCCTCTGTGCATGCACGCCTAAGCGCACTTATCGGTATGGCTGCAATAGCAATCTCAGTTACATTCGCTATGGCTGGCCTTGTGCTTAATAAATCAACAATAGATTTACCCTCTCTATTTATCATTGGATTCATGTTCACTGCCTTCTATATTGCACTTCAATTTATTTTTACTGTTCAGGCAGCAGTTAAAGTTATCCAGAGAGTAAATGTTACAGCACTTAATGCAGTGGATATTCTTTGTGATAATGGAGAAAATAATGCCGCGCGCACCAAACGTATAATTGAGATTCTTATAAAGCAATTCGAGGATCTTCAAGAGTCTACAAACAAATCTGTCACTCAGATGGCTATCGCGCATACTGCACTGCGCAATGCATGCTGGTGTGTATTAGTGTCCATTGTTGTTCTTGGTGGTGCAGTCGTTTGGAAAAATACACATGAAGCTAATGTTGATATCGAACAGCATATAATAAATCGTATTCGTTGCGACAATAGCCTTGCCGATTTTCTTCGTGGGCCTAAAGGTATTCAAGGACCTGAAGGATATAAAGGCGAGCGAGGGGAGAAAGGCGATAAAGGAGACAAGGGCGATAGAGGCCCACCTGGTGTAGTTTTAAAAAAAAGCTAGTGTCATATTTTAGATTAATTATGCTACAGTAGTAA
This genomic interval carries:
- a CDS encoding collagen-like protein, whose amino-acid sequence is MINRIRCDNSLADFLRGPKGIQGPEGYKGERGEKGDKGDKGDRGPPGVVLKKS